The following are from one region of the Sorghum bicolor cultivar BTx623 chromosome 2, Sorghum_bicolor_NCBIv3, whole genome shotgun sequence genome:
- the LOC110432735 gene encoding probable trehalose-phosphate phosphatase H, producing the protein MRVHFRCVEEAAWAPLFEQVHAVLRDYPGLCLTQGRKVLEVRPMIRWDKGKALEFLLTALSFANAADKDVFLIYVGDDRTDEDAFRVLRAQEQGAEILVSRFPGFCKYSARRRRRERG; encoded by the coding sequence ATGCGGGTGCACTTCCGGTGCGTGGAGGAGGCAGCCTGGGCGCCGCTCTTCGAGCAGGTCCACGCCGTGCTCAGAGACTACCCGGGCCTGTGCCTCACGCAGGGCCGCAAGGTGCTCGAGGTCCGCCCCATGATCCGTTGGGACAAGGGCAAGGCGCTCGAGTTCCTCCTCACCGCCCTCAGCTTCGCCAACGCCGCCGACAAAGACGTCTTCCTCATCTACGTCGGCGACGACCGCACCGACGAGGACGCGTTCCGGGTGCTACGCGCGCAAGAGCAGGGCGCCGAGATCCTCGTGTCCAGGTTCCCTGGGTTCTGCAAGTACTCGgcgcgacgccgccgccgtgagCGTGGGTAG
- the LOC110432734 gene encoding uncharacterized protein LOC110432734: MASRLDRILMGPPRANADAPQTGAPKEGPSGSLEGQQREPSPHRSRVDTPPAPAQSRSVPRPQPPHAPKADGQAKPQATGPLTRGRAAASSKGETSLRSVSPDACQVGDAAPRPAPVREGPGALTRGGSRPVGRGTGRRAILPVGLKRTLEQAQPSMAKRLKVGAASKDSGSSDPRPPTGAESAPPRPLEKLLKAYKELLALEEEKKEREAALSEAQEASRKAVKEATLLRERAMMVEGVTSKAREEALSYKNAVANLDKEKGLLQTELASARETFQRMKVGCVNGEIARSAAEEAKKKALQDLEAEQARSRSLSNDIDRLKRAL, from the exons atggcgtcccgtCTTGACAGGATCCTCATGGGTCCGCCTCGAGCCAACGCCGACGCCCCGCAGACGGGAGCACCAAAGGAGGGACCAAGCGGGTCTCTTGAGGGGCAACAGAGGGAGCCGTCCCCCCACCGCTCCCGTGTtgatacccctcccgcgcctgcGCAAAGTCGGTCCGTCccgcgcccccaacctccccaTGCGCCAAAGGCGGACGGCCAggctaagccccaggcgacggggccattgACCCGTGGCCGTGCCGCGGCTTCCAGCAAGGGGGAAACAAGCCTCAGGAGCGTTAGCCCTGACGCTTGCCAGGTGGGAGATGCCGCTCCGAGGCCTGCGCCCGTtcgtgaggggcctggagccttgacgcggggcGGTTCGAGGCCTGTCGGTCGGGGTACCGGCAGGCGGGccattctccctgtggg gttgaagcggacgctcgagcaggcccagccctcgatggccaaaAGGCTTAAAGTAGGAGCGGCCTCTAAAGATTCAG gctcctccgaccctcgaccgccaACTGGTGCTGAGAGCGCCCCGCCCCGTCCCCTG gagaagctcctgaAGGCTTATAAGGAGCTCTtggcgcttgaggaggagaagaaggagagggaggccgctcTGTCAGAAGCTcaggaggcctcgaggaaggcggtgAAGGAGGCCACGCTGTTGAGGGAGCGGGCCATGATGGTCGAGGGAGTCACGTCCaaggcccgggaggaggccttaTCTTACAAGAACGCCGTTGctaatctggacaaggagaagggcctcctccagaCTGAACTTGCCTCCGCCCGAGAAAcctttcaaaggatgaaggtggggTGTGTGAATGGCGAGATCGCTCGGAGCGCCgcagaggaggccaagaagaaggcccttcaAGATCTCGAGGCAGAgcaggctcgatcccgcagcctctctAACGAcatcgatcgtctgaagagagcgct ATGA